In the Octopus bimaculoides isolate UCB-OBI-ISO-001 chromosome 18, ASM119413v2, whole genome shotgun sequence genome, one interval contains:
- the LOC128249868 gene encoding uncharacterized protein LOC128249868, whose protein sequence is MMMKTYVFFSVFACVSSTSTIEKECIKVAKEECPKEFEEYGHRRKECRLFDMFLECFRHSIYPVCHELFESNSSCIKSCHFNGKEMTIQRVSLPLFGVNLVMYLN, encoded by the exons atgatgatgaaaacgtaTGTGTTCTTTTCCGTTTTTGCATGTG ttTCATCGACCAGCACCATTGAGAAAGAATGCATAAAAGTAGCGAAAGAGGAGTGTCCAAAGGAATTTGAAGAATATGGACACAGGAGAAAGGAATGCAG GTTGTTTGATATGTTCCTTGAGTGCTTTCGTCATTCTATCTATCCCGTGTGTCATGAACTTTTTGAATCGAACAGTTCTTGTATA AAATCATGCCATTTTAATGGAAAGGAG ATGACCATTCAAAGAGTATCCCTTCCTCTTTTTGGCGTTAATCTTGTAATGTATCTAAACTAA